AGAGCATGTCTTCTATTATTGTTGCTCATCCGTACTTGTGGTGTGTGTTGTGCCTTTGGTTGATATCTTttgaagcatgtttggccttagactaagcttagactagtgttgccttagattTACGTGATTTTGGTGCtattgggccttagaacttctccgacgtTATTTCGGACAGTTTAGCTCCCTGTAGATTGATAtaacagacttgagtctgatagtctgagttTTAGATAAGAAGTAACATAGACTGGGAATCTTACCTCCATTATTTCCTATTCTTCTATTGGTCCCGTATCACTTGGTTCTTGGTTTCGGAAGTCTATTCATCAATTCTGGCTACGTGTGGTTCATGctggagtgatttattaatgGTACTCGGAATAAGGGTACTCCCCGTGATGCTCGGTTGGCCGCTGATCCTAATTCTAGCCGACTCGCCTCTATTCATTGTTCAAGTCCCTAATTCACTCCACCGGATGGGATTCAAGTCCCTAGCTTGGTATTATtgcctcggttcaagtccttagcCTTACTTAGCAGTGGTTTGAGTCCACCGCCTTTATCaactttggttcaagtccatctcTCCTCACTAGCATTGGTTTGAGTCCTTAGCTACCATTACCCGATTTGAGTCTGTGGTCTCTTTTGcatgtggttcaagtccacgatAATCTATTACCGAGGTTCGAGTCCTCGGTCCCTTTTACATGTGGTTTAAGTCCACGATTATCTATCACCATGATTCAAGTCCTTGGTTGCTTTCAAATCTCGGTACGAATCCCTGATCCTCTAATGAATCTTCGGTTTAAGTTCTTATCTATTCTCAGATTTGGGGTTAAAGCTTCAAGCTTTAAGGATGGTTCGCTTCAAGTCTGTGGAAATTTGTGGCATTATTTGAACTTCATCAGATCAGTTCATTTTATGAAAGTCCGTTCAGATTGTTACTTttagacttgtgcacgagcgtaTCCGTTGGATTTAGGGGAGCCCGTCGGATTTAGTTAGCTACTCTACTTGTCTTTTTGTGTTGATTACGCTCATATACATACCTAATGTGATTTCTTGTTCTGTCCTTAGTTGTGATTAGTTTCTCGcatttcaatttacttttgcttatcttgttCAGTCGGTCTATGATGTCTACTGGGAACCTGTTGTtgtggtactcatactacactctgcatctgttttcgtgtgcaggtccgagtactagctatcggCGTTGATTCGAGCTAGATGTTGTCTTGATCGGAGGCAAGGGTGAGCACATAGCGTCTTGGATTTACTCGTATCCatctgtacatatattttgcatatcttttactttttgagacaaccctgtttccgtggtccacttttggaacttgtactcttttgtagtagctttgtacatatgacttccaggttctgggagagaTCTATTATTTGtgtatattttcttttgattccGCCGTTCAGTTACATTCTTGTTATTTCAGTATTGTTTTTAGTTGTattattggtcttctaccctaacaTTTCATTACTAACAGTTTCgagatatgggttggcttgcctgctggtgggtcatagtaggcgccatcatgacctgagaaatcgaaTCGTGACATAAAATCACACTAGTCACATAAATCAAATTTGTTCATTTGTACAGTAAATTGCTGCGAGCAATTGTTTTTTCAAAACTCCCAAGTGTTGCCAACAAATTTCAAgtgtaaataataaatattgttTCAAATATAGAAGCATGAATATtaagaaacaaacaaataaaaaggagaagttctcctttttttttaaaaaaaaacaatcaaaaaaaaCTTGCTTTACCTTTGCATAATAATTTGTGGTTTAAACTTACATTTTTTAAAGACAATGTTGCAGCGTATTACGTATATATAGAGAGATCGaaattaatagaatttagataCGCAACACACGTTATTAGATGAATAAATTAAGAGATGAAAAAACTCTTAATTATGTTCAGATGAAACAATCCCTCTTCATTCAATGGTCCCAAAGGTACAATTAATGAACTTTCATTAATATGAGAAAAAGGTGTTAACAGTTACCCCCCTCCGTTTTGTTTTTTACTTTACcgttatactaaaaataaatattttattttatttatttattttctcaaataaaagaGAACTTTATTTGTTCGACCACCTCAAATTTATCACTGTTCTTTTTATATTCCGTGCGCCTTTAATTAAGTATAAGATGAACAAGCGAGAATACATTCTATTGAGGCTAAAAAGTTTGTTGAAGTCGTTTCTCTTAGTCCATTGATTTTGATATAGATTGGTAGAAAAGTTTTGATATTCCTAATTCTGTGATTTATTGACTAGAGTACTAGAATAACTAATGTCAACAAGTGTCAGGCTGAATACACCAGATGGATGAGGATGTAAGGTAACCTCCTCAGAAAAAAATCTCGAGTTAAATAGTTTGAGGGGGGAGATAAGAATACCAAGTATCTCAACAGTGTGATTAAGGGCAGAAGAAGCAGATTGAAGATTCatactatcaaaaataatagaGGAAACTTCGTAACTTCAGAGGACAAAATCTCTAAGGCTGTTGTCAATCATTTCAGTAGATTCTTTaatcttctcaaaaaaaaattgaatctcaATATTCTCGAATGCATCATCAAATTAATTAACGAGAGGATGATAATGAAAGGATCACTGAGATTTCTGGGGAAGAAGAAATCCATGATGCTATTTTTATGATGTCAGGAGACAGATCAGCAGTTTCAGATGGTTTTAACGAAATATTATACCAAAGTTGTTGGGAGATTATTAAATTTGACGTGATCAaattttttcaatctttattcaATGGAAAATATATCACTAAGTTCTTTTCCTACACTTGTTTAACTTTGATTCCAAAAGTAGAGACTCCTTCTACCTTTTCAGAATTCAGACCCATTAGCTTGAGCAATTTCTCCATTAAAATTATTTCTAAGATATTGACTAACAGGCTTAATTCTTTTCTCTCTAACTTGATCTCAGAAAATTAGAGTGATTTTATTAAAGAAAGATCGATCACAGAGAATATTTTACTATGTCAGGAGATTACACATGACATTAAAGAGAAAAATTCAGGGGGTAATGTGTTCTTGAAATTAGACATAGAGAAGACTTAAGACAGAATGACTTGGGATTTCAAAGCAGCAGTTATGAGGAAGTTTGGCTTCAGTGAACAGTGAATAGATGTACTGAAAACTTATGTCTAATGTGTTTGATACTCATTAATAGTCAATGGAAATAGATCAAGAGGATTCTTTACACATCTCAAGAGCCTAAATAGGGAGATCCTTTATCtcttctttattcattttgtgttcAGAAGTGCTTACTTGACttcttaataatttatatttggaCATAATTTTATTCCTTTCACTATGAAACCAAATGGGCCTCAAATTAACCATATTGCATATTTTGATGATCGGGTGATTTTCTGTGCAGGAAAAATAAAGACCATTAAAATGGTGATGAAACAAATCAAACTCTATAAAAGAGCCTCCGGCCAAAAGCTGAATGTGGACAAAAGTTGTTTCATTACAGAACCAAACACTAAGGCTACGAGGATCAACAAATTAAAATCAGAAAGGTGACAGATTTCATGGACAAACAATTACCTTTCATATACTTGGGTTGTCCTATTTTCCTAGGGAAAAAAAgaatatgttatttttattataacaTGGTCTCCAAAATCTCTAAGAAAATTAGTGGAGGTCAAGGTAAAATGTTTTCCTTTGGTGGTAAGATCCTCGAATTTCCTTTCTTGTATGTGTGGGTGAGTAATGGAAATGAGGTGAGGAGTTATTATTCATGTAAATTAACCTTAACAAAGTAACGGGGTTAACAAAAAGGCAAGTGTGCTATTGTTGTGATTGAAAATGTGAAGTGATTTGAAATTGATATTGATGTGAATTTGATGAAATGTTATGATAgctcattgtgattgtgatctTAATGAAATTGTCATATTGCTTATAATTGATAATGAGAATTGGCTTGAAGTGCTTGCTCATTGGCTGAGCCTAATTGTGGTGATAACAGTGGTGATAAATCGGAGATTTTATGAGTCATTTGATGTGATTTATGTAAATGATGGTGTTGATATACTAGTGAAAATGTGACATGATTTTTCTCAATATGAATTGCGTGTTATTGTGGTCATCATCATATtctcattatttgtgtgaacATGCCTATTTGCATTAAATCTGGAGCACTATGATGAGATTCGAATGATGGTTATGCCGAAGGAAAATGGTGCTGGCAAGTATTATGAatgaaaaagaaagacaaaaatGAATCGAGTGACATGCCACACGCCGTGGTAGATACTATATAATATTTGAGAGACGTGTCACACGCCGTGGGAGATACTAAATGATATTCGAGGGACGTGCCACATACTGTGGTGGAGATTATATGATATTCCAGGGACGTGCCATACGTCGTGGTAGATGCATGGACAGATATGACCCCATGAGTTTCAAACTGAGTTACAACCGATGCGTATCTTTAGGAAAGACATGCATCACTTTACTTGACATCACATTGCattgtattatattttattatgtcatCGGTGAAATAGTGTATACCCTTTTTGTCTCTGTGATTGCCATACTTGATATTTGGTGATGTTGATGAGCGCGCTATTGTTGGCCTATGTGCCATGTGAACTGTGAACTCtaggttgggctgatttctgTACAGATTGTAGTTGaagaggttcggttgggatgaaaGGAGTTCATGTGCTCTGTTAGATTTGCCTTTTTTGTTAGTTGACTTGTTGAGTAccgtattgtttggtactcaccctaaGGTTCCGAGCTCGgagtatgagttgagttctaTTTCTTTTTATCCGAGGCTTGGAGGTGACTTGAGAGGTAGTTGATTGAAGCCTGGTAATCTCCCTTGTCCTTTTTACTTATGCTTGgttctatttgagaaacaaagacaCCGAAACTTGTACTTatgtttcattttcattttaagtAGAGACTTGTACACACGACAACCAAATTTTGAGGGTTATTTGAGTTTATTTAAGTCTTTCGCATTATTTTCGCTTTGTTGGGTTTAGACTGACTTGTCCTGACAGAATAGGACAAATGACATCACATCCAGTTTTGGATCGTGATAGCTGCCAGCAACAACAAAGGCAAACTTTTGCACTTTTTATTATACAAAAAACAACgaatttatccaaaaaaaacctTTGCTAAGATTTCACAAAAATATATGACCAGCGTATATTGTTACAGTGGCAACAACACCACGAATCGATTTGATCAATAAGAGTCCCCAACATTGCTTTGTCATAAAAGGAATTTAAACGATGCcagaaaaaaatatcaatatcaattTCTTTTCAGCAAATAGGACTTCACCCCGATATCCATTCAGACTAGAAAACAAATAAAGCAGGCTTTAATGTCAATAAAGAATCTAAACAAACACTTAATTTGCAGGATCATTAAATTTGTTTCACTAGTCAAAAAGTATAATCACATGTATATAAACACGAACTATACCAAAATAGCCACAGTCTAAAATCTAATCTGTTATAGTCGTTCGCTTTTCGAAGAAAAAATCTCCACAAGAATCTTCACAAGAACTTTACAGGAATTGGAGAAGGAAGCTAGAAGGAGAAGACGGAtgcatcttttcttttttaattctgTTTTGAGAAAGGTACAGTGTTTTTCCGTGAAAAAAAAACCCTTTTATAATTCTAAAGAAACACAACTTTTCAAATTACTCATAGTTGTGTCTCTtcctttttaataataaataaatataacaattatatattatttatatcttAATACGGATCCTGATTGATCCACATGGTGACCCAATCCAATTTCCTTCAATAACATTAAAGAGTTCCATAAGCACAATTCTAAAAAAAACTAGTATAAACTAGAAATATTGTATTAACAGAAAGTCCACTTGCCTATATATATTCTCACTTcagttcataatttttggaatatTTAAATTGATTAATTGATGTAGGTAGATATAACGTCTAAAATACGTTGATGCTTGCTTCTGTCgaaattaagatataaaaaaaaactattgctcactttttcttctaattaatattttgatagttAATACACTTAATGGATGAATAACTcatgttttattaattttaatgaaggatGAATCATTTGTTTGGTCCCTATTCACTCAATGGTTTCAAATGGGACATTAATAAAGTATCATTGATATGAAGAAAAGAAACTGCTAACAATTCAATGACATTACGATAGTACTTCCTCTAATCCATATTAAGTAAATTCAATCAAACAAATCACGGTAAAATCAGAAACATTTGGCTGGTTGTTGTTGAAGACCATTAGTTTTCCAACCATTAATGCACTTTATGgcctcttctttttcttctttggttgtgataattaatatcattcatgtttttttcattttaccCAAATGTTATGTACCtctaaaactcataaaaaactTACCAAAGATATTTTGCTCCTTTTTTATCTCCTTCATTGACCATTAATCACATCATAGATATTTGCTTTCATATTTAGataaaagctcaaaaataaaaatgatcttGATCCAATTTTTCGCTGAAGGAGTGTTTTGATGAGTATAATAAGCATTTTATGGAGTTCTTTTAGTTTTGGAATGATAATCGTCATAAGGTATTTTCTCTTTATCTACATTTTACTAACTTTGTCAAGGTTACTTTGTTCTTTTTGTTACCATAATCCAATTTTTCGACATGCTTATTTTTGTCTACACCCTTCATTTTATATCTTTAATTGTGTTCCCAAGCAACACGAGAGGTGCTTGTTGAGTAAGGCCAGCTTTCGAGCACAAGCCCATGTATAGGTTGGGTGCTTGAGCACATCCTTTTTATACCAATCAAggattttcttgaatttgaaataagGAGCAAAAATCAAAGGTGTAGCAGCTACGCGAAAGTCGTTGTGTCTTAGGGCATCCCTTTTTTTTAGGAGTGCTAACGCGCGACCTTACCTTTTCTTTCGCTTGCTCAACAGGAAAAGCCTCATACAGAGCCACAGTTCTTTAATATAATGAGCCTAttgcttaaaaaaaatatgacaaaGCAGATAAATTATATCCACCCATTCTCAGGGggaatataatttaaaattacctTATTTAGAGTGTAGACTTTTTTCGTATAAATCTAATTCCTATATCTTGGTCTTGTTTAAAGATTACATCGTCAAGACACCTATAGTGTTGCAGGTGAAATGATTAACGATTTATGCGGAACACCACTATGAAAGCTTTAAATTAATAAGACATTCAGGTAAACATCTCACAATAAATTTAGAGCTTAATTGGTTTGAGGACGTGGTTTTTAATTTACTGAGCTAGAGAAATAAGATCAATGTTCATCATTTTTAACAATTCAAGCTTTTcttgatttctattttttttatgttataaatcaAACACTTAAGTACTTgcgcatttttgaaaatttagatGAATATAGAGTACACGCGCAAAGCGCGTGCCTCAGTGACTAGTTTGCTTATAAATAAAGGTAAACTCAGACCTTCTCATTCACCTCTACTAAGCTTGTACCCTCACAAGCATTGTACGTTTGCTTTCTCACTTTAATTCTCTTCATTCCCAGCCCTTTTAAGAAGAACAATAGTTTCTTGATGATAACATATAATATTCATCATTCACATGTCTAATTTGTTtcactttttcttgttttaattCTAGAACTTGGTAATGATGCCTCAAGTATAATTTATACTTGTTTTTTTTGATTGTAGGATGACAACATTTCTATTGGCTTTGCTAGCATGTCTAGCATTATTTTGTACAACTTATGGTCTCGACGCCAAAGATGATTATTTATATGTTAATATCACAATACTCCAAAGCGCAACTGTTCAAGGCGCAGGTAATGTCTAGCTAGTGTACATATGTCTATACTCTTAACTCTTCAAAGAAAATTAATCAGATAATAGTCATTTGTTTTGTCAACAGTATGCCTAGATGGAAGTCCACCAGCATATCATTTGGATAGGGGACATGCTACCGGACTTAACAACTGGATTATATACTTGGATGTTAGTTATTTACTTCttaactaaattttttttatttatatttcatatttaacATAACTAATTAGTCCAGAGAAATAATTCATATTTATAGGGAGGTAGTTGGTGCGACAGTATCCCAGATTGTCTTGATCGTTCAACTAAGTTATTAGGTTCTTCCAACCATATGAAACAACGAGGTTTTTTCGCCGGTATACTTCATAATACTTCTAAACAGAATCCAGGTGATAcacattattatttatataaatatatcttgTTAGCTatgttcttttttctttgtgtgCATATATGAATTTTACTCCACCTCTTCTAACTCCAAAACATTGTTGGAATTGGTAGAGTTTTACAATTGGAACAGGGTGAGGGTGAAGTATTGTGATGGTTCATCTTTCACCGGTGATGTTGAACAAGTTCACCCtgtaagaaatatatatatatatatactacacacacatatatattgatTTCGTAATTTCTGATTAAATTGCCAAATAATGTACATTAGGAGAACAAGTTATATTTTAGAGGAGCAAGAATATTTAAGGCTATTATGGAAGATTTATGGAGCAAAGGAATGAAAAATGCTGAAAATGTAAGAATATCTTATTGAATGAAGTCATTGTCTAGCTTCATATTTCTAATTACAAGTCATATATGTACTACTACCTTATTCTATTATATCATCTTCTTATTCAACAAAATCCTACTTGGCTATATCTTGACTATCAAAATGTTGTCAGGCAATTCTCTCAGGAACATCAGCAGGAGGGTTGGCAACAATCTTGAACTGTGACAAGTTCAAATGCCTCCTTCCAGAGAGTGCCAGAGTTAAATGTGTCGCAGATGCTGCCTTCTTCATCAATAGGTCAACAcacttttcttatatatattctACAAATTCCATTAATTAACTTTATTAGTGTCTAATCTGATTCTGTTGGCACGTTCATGATTCAATTTATATGCAGGAAGACAATCTATGGTACTTCATATATTCAAGAGATGTATCAAAAAATTGTTAATCTACATGTGAGTCACatcttttcttttattgtttTAGTAATTTGATGTGCTTAAAAAGTAGATACCAGGGATGAATCTTTTCCTCTTTCGTTCTCAGGGATCGGCTAAGAATTTGCCGTCAGCTTGCACTTCTGTAATGGAACCAAGTCTTGTAAGAGCTTAAGCTTTGAAAACAAAAACAGTTCCCTTAATTATATGCTACAGTAGTATAAATATTTCCCTCTAATTAT
The genomic region above belongs to Solanum dulcamara chromosome 5, daSolDulc1.2, whole genome shotgun sequence and contains:
- the LOC129890711 gene encoding pectin acetylesterase 8-like; translated protein: MTTFLLALLACLALFCTTYGLDAKDDYLYVNITILQSATVQGAVCLDGSPPAYHLDRGHATGLNNWIIYLDGGSWCDSIPDCLDRSTKLLGSSNHMKQRGFFAGILHNTSKQNPEFYNWNRVRVKYCDGSSFTGDVEQVHPENKLYFRGARIFKAIMEDLWSKGMKNAENAILSGTSAGGLATILNCDKFKCLLPESARVKCVADAAFFINRKTIYGTSYIQEMYQKIVNLHGSAKNLPSACTSVMEPSLCFFPQNVVPYIQTPLFIINSIYDSWQINNTLVPLYLDPQHAWKDCINNISRCTSKQRILIQAFGVKFLKTFDGLPPCCTRGYFLTSCYSHGDLRFPTYWFSTSSPRLLNKTIAEVVADWYFERAGFQHKDPYPCARDCNKPDTFESYHYSGLAKYISSPFKLSGYFLQEEKASGVGGGSGRRGDSRIGYGEGGGEVEKYGEEEEVIVRVEEGENCGGDGAGGDDCSGGDDENGGDGRRGKNDISDRGV